One segment of Acidobacteriota bacterium DNA contains the following:
- a CDS encoding beta-lactamase family protein: MTGVAAGRFRAIEALLVDAVGNNVCPAAAAEVGTSSGPVWQGAAGWLDDTAQRPASVDSGFDLASLTKVIVTTTLAMRQVDAGCVTLETRIGDRLSTWEGGDRAHVTVGDLLAHASGLSAYLPFYRDHVGRREFEAAICRLPLEYVPRSRSIYSDLGFILLGFVLEDLAGSRLDEQFAGVCVALGFGGLLFRPAAADRERIAPTGVDPWRGRCLRGEVHDGNAWALGGAAGHAGLFGSARAVGTFARRVLADARGATPRGERLASAAVLERFLRRTDVPGSSRALGWDTMLPTSSCGPKMHVTAIGHTGFTGTSLWIDIEADAYFVLLTNRVHPDPANEAILTLRPTFHSMAIDALATRSPQGV, encoded by the coding sequence GTGACGGGCGTGGCGGCCGGACGCTTCCGGGCCATCGAGGCCCTGCTCGTTGACGCCGTCGGCAACAACGTGTGCCCGGCCGCGGCGGCGGAGGTCGGTACCTCGTCCGGGCCCGTGTGGCAGGGCGCGGCCGGCTGGCTCGACGACACCGCTCAACGACCCGCCAGCGTCGATTCCGGGTTCGATCTCGCTTCGTTGACCAAGGTGATCGTCACGACGACGCTGGCCATGCGACAGGTGGACGCTGGCTGCGTGACCCTCGAGACCAGAATCGGGGACCGGCTGTCGACCTGGGAGGGAGGCGACCGCGCGCACGTGACCGTGGGCGACCTGCTGGCCCACGCCTCGGGTCTCAGCGCCTACCTGCCCTTCTACCGCGACCACGTGGGCCGCCGCGAGTTCGAAGCCGCGATCTGCCGGCTGCCGCTCGAGTACGTCCCCCGGTCGCGCTCGATCTACAGCGACCTCGGCTTCATCCTCCTGGGGTTCGTCCTCGAGGACCTCGCCGGCAGCCGCCTCGACGAGCAGTTCGCGGGCGTCTGCGTCGCCCTGGGATTCGGCGGCCTGCTGTTCCGGCCAGCGGCCGCCGATCGCGAACGGATCGCGCCGACCGGTGTCGACCCGTGGCGCGGCCGATGTCTTCGGGGCGAGGTGCACGATGGCAACGCGTGGGCGCTCGGCGGGGCTGCGGGTCACGCCGGGTTGTTCGGGTCGGCCCGGGCGGTGGGCACCTTCGCCCGGCGTGTGCTGGCAGACGCCCGGGGTGCAACGCCTCGAGGCGAGAGGCTGGCTTCGGCGGCCGTACTCGAGCGCTTCCTCCGCCGGACGGACGTGCCGGGAAGTTCGCGCGCGCTCGGCTGGGACACGATGCTGCCGACGTCATCGTGCGGGCCGAAGATGCACGTGACGGCGATCGGGCACACCGGGTTCACCGGGACGTCGCTCTGGATCGACATCGAGGCCGATGCCTACTTCGTGCTCCTGACCAATCGCGTCCACCCCGACCCGGCGAACGAGGCGATCCTGACGCTCCGGCCGACGTTTCATTCGATGGCGATCGACGCCCTCGCGACGCGGTCGCCGCAGGGGGTCTGA
- the nagB gene encoding glucosamine-6-phosphate deaminase yields MNVTVFRHERDAAAALADQLVAAIARQPALVLGLPTGRTPVALYRRLVDRHREGRVDLSRITTFNLDEFLGLPSSHPGSYRAYMSRHFFAPVGLAPSQVHVLDGTAPDPGAECARFERAIVEAGGIDVMVLGIGTNGHVGFNEPAAGLSARSHRVRLKPETRRANAAFFGGDPEQVPVEALSMGMATILQSRRIVLLAMGRGKGRAVERMANGPVTTRLPASFLQLHHDVEVLVDEAAAERLTRAHT; encoded by the coding sequence GTGAACGTCACCGTCTTCCGCCACGAACGCGACGCGGCCGCCGCGCTCGCCGATCAACTGGTCGCCGCCATCGCGCGGCAGCCCGCGCTGGTGCTCGGGCTGCCGACCGGCCGGACGCCGGTCGCGCTCTACCGCCGGCTCGTCGATCGCCACCGCGAGGGGCGCGTCGATCTCTCACGGATCACGACGTTCAACCTCGACGAGTTCCTCGGGTTGCCGTCCTCGCATCCTGGCAGCTATCGCGCCTACATGTCGCGGCACTTCTTCGCGCCGGTGGGCCTTGCCCCGTCGCAGGTGCACGTTCTCGATGGCACCGCCCCCGACCCCGGGGCCGAGTGCGCGCGCTTCGAACGCGCGATCGTCGAGGCCGGGGGCATCGACGTGATGGTGCTGGGCATCGGCACCAACGGGCACGTCGGCTTCAACGAGCCGGCGGCGGGTCTGTCGGCCCGGAGCCATCGGGTCCGGCTCAAGCCGGAGACGCGGCGCGCGAATGCCGCCTTCTTCGGCGGCGATCCCGAACAGGTGCCGGTGGAGGCCCTGTCGATGGGCATGGCGACGATCCTGCAGTCGCGCCGCATCGTGCTGCTGGCGATGGGACGCGGCAAGGGGCGGGCCGTCGAGCGCATGGCGAACGGCCCCGTCACGACCCGGCTGCCGGCGTCGTTCCTCCAGCTGCACCACGACGTCGAGGTCCTGGTGGACGAGGCGGCGGCCGAACGCCTGACCCGCGCGCACACCTGA
- a CDS encoding Ig-like domain-containing protein, whose protein sequence is MIAPRTRRLVLARPIAFGAIALLALSLSACDKVALTAPTNSTIRLFTNTTVLPLNGTAEIIATVTESSGTAVQNGTQVTFTTTVGTLDPAEARTKDGKASVRLGAGLISGTARVRAFSGGAQSEELEVKIGGSAAARVLLNVSPATVPVGGGTVQLVATVVDADGNRLPGVPVTFNTTAGTLSAATQLTDNNGEARVSLTTSRDASVSASAGAVEAARVEIRVSTAPVVTISAPSAAIQVGQTATFTVNVSASANSSPIREVTIDFGDGTRESLGALSGSIAVQHVFRDAGLFLVSVTARDVNDTQTTVSTTVNVLRQAPIIVSVIASPSSSVEPRVGNPVTITVTVSSATPILRYEYDFGDGTTAVLTSGTTTHVYSTTGAKVITVRVVAVDGASGIGRAEVNVRP, encoded by the coding sequence ATGATAGCACCGCGCACGCGACGGCTGGTTCTCGCGCGTCCCATCGCGTTTGGGGCGATCGCGCTCCTGGCCCTCTCCCTGTCTGCGTGCGACAAGGTGGCGCTGACCGCGCCGACCAACTCGACCATCCGGCTCTTCACGAACACGACCGTGCTTCCGCTCAACGGCACGGCCGAGATCATCGCGACCGTGACGGAGAGCTCGGGGACGGCCGTCCAGAACGGCACGCAGGTCACGTTCACCACCACGGTGGGCACGCTCGATCCCGCCGAGGCGCGAACGAAGGACGGCAAGGCGTCGGTCCGCCTCGGCGCCGGGCTCATCTCGGGCACGGCGCGCGTCCGGGCGTTCTCGGGCGGGGCTCAATCGGAGGAGCTCGAAGTCAAGATCGGAGGCAGCGCGGCGGCCCGCGTGCTCCTCAACGTCAGCCCCGCCACAGTACCAGTGGGCGGCGGCACCGTCCAGCTCGTCGCCACCGTGGTCGATGCCGACGGCAACCGGCTGCCCGGCGTCCCGGTGACGTTCAATACGACGGCGGGCACCCTCTCGGCCGCGACGCAGTTGACCGACAACAACGGCGAAGCGCGGGTCTCGCTCACGACCTCGCGCGACGCCTCGGTGTCGGCGTCGGCCGGGGCCGTCGAGGCCGCACGCGTCGAGATCCGGGTGAGCACGGCGCCGGTAGTGACCATCAGCGCGCCGTCGGCCGCCATCCAGGTCGGCCAGACGGCCACGTTCACGGTGAACGTGTCGGCCAGCGCCAACTCGAGCCCGATTCGCGAGGTCACGATCGACTTCGGCGACGGCACGCGCGAGTCGCTCGGTGCCCTGTCGGGCTCGATTGCCGTCCAGCACGTGTTCCGCGACGCGGGCCTCTTCCTCGTCTCGGTGACCGCGCGGGACGTCAACGACACCCAGACGACGGTCTCGACGACCGTCAACGTCCTGCGGCAGGCGCCCATCATCGTCTCGGTCATCGCCTCGCCCTCGTCGTCGGTCGAACCGCGCGTGGGCAACCCGGTCACGATCACGGTCACCGTGTCGTCGGCGACGCCCATCCTCCGGTACGAGTACGACTTCGGCGACGGCACGACGGCCGTGCTGACGAGCGGCACGACGACCCACGTCTACAGCACGACGGGCGCCAAGGTGATCACCGTGCGCGTCGTGGCCGTCGACGGCGCAAGCGGGATCGGTCGCGCCGAGGTGAACGTCCGACCCTGA
- a CDS encoding family 10 glycosylhydrolase: MALLVLLTAATTVALDGPAAAPEVRGLWVVRTSLRSPAAIQTLVRDAQASGVNTLMVQVRGRGDAYYRGGVEPRATALGSQPTEFDPLAETLRVARAAGLAVHAWVNVNLVSSATDLPASRAHVVNRYPEWLMVPRALGTEFARLEPHNPAYVGKLARWTRAQSNVEGLFTSPLHPDAAAHTAGVITDIVSRYAVDGVHLDYVRFPNADFDYSPTALAAFRESVLPDLPSPERARLDARLRIDPFIYADTFPVRWASFRRSRLTAFVMRVRSAVREARPDAVLSAAVFPGVDDAWSTRLQDWRLWVENGLVDAVCPMIYTPDATLFAEQLAEATRVAGPASVWAGIGAYRLSPPQTVANITTARALGTRGVLLFSYDSMVEASERGADYLGFVGRSAFGSAAAAAEGARQP; encoded by the coding sequence GTGGCGCTCCTCGTCCTGCTGACGGCCGCGACGACCGTGGCGCTCGACGGGCCGGCCGCGGCTCCGGAGGTCCGCGGCCTGTGGGTCGTGCGTACGTCGCTTCGCTCCCCCGCCGCGATCCAGACGCTCGTCCGCGATGCGCAGGCGAGCGGCGTCAACACGCTGATGGTCCAGGTGCGGGGGCGCGGCGACGCCTACTACCGCGGGGGCGTCGAACCACGGGCCACCGCCCTCGGCTCGCAGCCGACGGAGTTCGACCCGCTCGCCGAAACGCTTCGTGTCGCGCGGGCCGCCGGGCTCGCGGTGCACGCGTGGGTGAACGTCAACCTCGTGTCGTCGGCAACCGATCTGCCTGCGTCACGGGCGCACGTGGTCAACCGGTATCCCGAGTGGCTCATGGTGCCGCGCGCCCTCGGCACCGAGTTCGCCCGGCTCGAGCCGCACAACCCGGCCTACGTCGGCAAGCTGGCGCGCTGGACGCGGGCGCAATCGAATGTCGAGGGGCTGTTCACCTCGCCGCTCCACCCCGACGCGGCCGCACACACCGCCGGCGTGATCACCGACATCGTGTCGCGCTACGCCGTCGACGGCGTGCACCTCGACTACGTGCGCTTCCCCAACGCCGACTTCGATTACAGCCCCACCGCGCTCGCGGCGTTTCGCGAGTCGGTGCTACCCGACCTGCCCTCGCCGGAACGGGCGCGGCTCGATGCCCGGCTGCGCATCGACCCGTTCATCTACGCCGACACCTTCCCGGTTCGCTGGGCCAGCTTCAGGCGCTCGCGACTGACGGCGTTCGTCATGCGCGTGCGCAGCGCCGTCAGAGAGGCTCGTCCCGACGCCGTGCTGAGCGCGGCCGTCTTCCCCGGCGTCGACGACGCCTGGAGCACGCGGCTGCAGGACTGGCGCCTGTGGGTCGAGAACGGACTCGTCGACGCCGTGTGCCCGATGATCTACACGCCGGACGCGACGCTGTTCGCCGAGCAGCTCGCCGAGGCGACGCGCGTCGCGGGGCCCGCATCGGTATGGGCCGGCATCGGCGCCTACCGCCTCTCGCCGCCGCAGACGGTCGCCAACATCACGACGGCCCGCGCGCTCGGCACCCGCGGCGTGCTGCTCTTCTCCTACGACAGCATGGTCGAAGCGTCCGAGCGCGGCGCCGACTACCTGGGGTTCGTCGGCCGCAGCGCCTTCGGGAGCGCGGCGGCGGCAGCCGAGGGCGCGCGCCAGCCCTGA
- a CDS encoding DUF58 domain-containing protein — translation MAGHADGAAIAPATLARFGDLELVARLVVDGLVSGLHRSPFHGYSAEFSQYRHYRPGDDLKYVDWKLFARTDRLYTKQYRETTNTLVALAVDTSASMAFVAGEVTKLRHAVVTAASLAHLLVAQGDSVGLIAYGARVNRYVPPRAGRGHLRGLLVALARLRAEGATDTAASIRRAADLMRRRGLLIVLSDLYDAGDPLFASLRRAVKMGHEVIVLHVIAPAERDLPYRGDVRLEDLETGRQILLDAAGARQAYQERFAGFGDECRHRLSREGIDYVALDTAVSPAVALRPYLVARRRRGAHS, via the coding sequence GTGGCCGGCCACGCCGACGGCGCCGCCATCGCGCCCGCGACGCTGGCCCGCTTCGGCGACCTCGAGCTCGTCGCGCGCCTGGTGGTCGACGGTCTCGTGTCCGGACTGCACCGGAGCCCCTTCCACGGCTACAGCGCTGAATTCAGCCAGTACCGGCACTACCGGCCCGGCGACGATCTGAAGTACGTCGACTGGAAGCTCTTCGCCCGCACCGACCGCCTGTACACCAAGCAGTATCGCGAGACGACCAACACGCTCGTCGCGCTCGCGGTCGACACCAGCGCCTCGATGGCGTTCGTGGCTGGCGAGGTGACGAAGCTCCGTCACGCGGTGGTCACCGCCGCGAGCCTGGCGCACCTGCTCGTCGCTCAGGGCGACAGCGTGGGCCTCATCGCCTACGGCGCGCGCGTGAACCGCTACGTGCCCCCCCGCGCGGGGCGAGGGCACCTCCGCGGCCTGCTCGTGGCGCTCGCGCGCCTGCGGGCGGAGGGCGCCACCGACACCGCCGCCTCCATCCGGCGGGCCGCCGATCTGATGCGCCGTCGCGGGCTGCTGATCGTCCTGAGCGACCTCTACGACGCCGGCGATCCCCTGTTCGCCTCCCTGCGTCGGGCCGTCAAGATGGGACACGAGGTCATCGTGCTGCACGTCATCGCTCCGGCGGAACGGGACCTCCCGTATCGCGGCGACGTCCGCCTGGAGGATCTCGAGACGGGGCGACAGATCCTGCTGGACGCGGCCGGCGCCCGCCAGGCCTACCAGGAGCGGTTCGCCGGCTTCGGCGACGAGTGTCGTCATCGACTCTCCCGCGAAGGCATCGACTACGTCGCGCTCGATACGGCCGTCTCGCCGGCCGTCGCACTGCGGCCCTATCTCGTCGCGCGGCGGCGTCGAGGCGCGCACAGCTGA
- a CDS encoding type II secretion system GspH family protein produces MSQGQGSQRGERGYAMASLLVGLAIMTVLMSVAMPAWRHAVQREREAELIFRGEQYARAIGLWQRRYPGAFPPSIDVLVEQRFLRKKYADPMAPDGEFQVLYQASVMAAPGQIPGGGVGSARPGEIAPAPGQPPTTFTPVETGQIAGPRGGVVGVVSKSRERSIRTYNGRSAYNEWQFLYTSLSNRPGAPGQGPPGSAVPGMAPGQVPGIGPGGVPGPQPTRPGGAASPRR; encoded by the coding sequence GTGTCACAGGGTCAAGGCTCGCAGCGCGGCGAACGGGGCTACGCCATGGCCAGCCTGCTCGTCGGCCTCGCCATCATGACGGTGCTGATGAGCGTCGCCATGCCGGCGTGGCGGCATGCCGTCCAGCGCGAGCGCGAAGCCGAACTCATCTTCCGCGGCGAGCAGTACGCACGCGCGATCGGGCTCTGGCAGCGGCGCTACCCGGGCGCCTTTCCGCCGAGCATCGACGTGCTCGTCGAACAGCGGTTCCTGCGCAAGAAGTACGCGGACCCGATGGCGCCGGACGGTGAGTTCCAGGTGCTCTACCAGGCGAGCGTGATGGCAGCGCCGGGGCAGATCCCCGGCGGGGGCGTCGGGTCGGCTCGCCCGGGGGAGATCGCGCCCGCGCCCGGTCAACCTCCGACCACGTTCACCCCGGTCGAGACCGGCCAGATCGCCGGCCCACGTGGGGGCGTCGTCGGGGTCGTCAGCAAGAGCCGGGAGCGCTCGATCCGTACCTACAACGGCCGCTCGGCGTACAACGAGTGGCAGTTCCTCTACACCAGCCTCTCGAACCGACCGGGCGCGCCCGGGCAGGGCCCGCCCGGCAGCGCCGTCCCGGGGATGGCGCCGGGGCAGGTGCCGGGCATCGGGCCCGGGGGCGTGCCTGGACCGCAGCCGACCCGGCCGGGCGGGGCGGCGTCCCCCCGCCGGTAG
- the murQ gene encoding N-acetylmuramic acid 6-phosphate etherase has protein sequence MAHPPSKWQSLPTEQINPASLGLDTAPVSDIIELMLAEDRKTVAAVQREKERIAHGVDIITESVRKGGRLIFVGAGTSGRLGVLEAAEMPPTFGLSPTLVQAVMAGGKEAVFRAKEGVEDDYEEGARAVARLRPTRRDVVVGVSASGITQFVRGALTRARKAGLKIIFVTCWPGTELQTFVDLVIAPAVGPEILTGSTRLKAGTATKMVLNMLTTISMVRVGKTYGNLMVDVQTTSEKLRDRARRILSVTTGLDYDAADRLLRRARWNVKAAIVMQKTGLTHAKALTALRKADHSVRNAIGEDVEPVLRKLLKLDGLPDAH, from the coding sequence ATGGCCCACCCCCCATCGAAGTGGCAGTCGCTCCCCACGGAACAGATCAACCCCGCAAGCCTCGGACTCGACACCGCGCCCGTCAGCGACATCATCGAGCTGATGCTCGCCGAGGACCGAAAGACGGTCGCGGCCGTGCAGCGTGAGAAGGAGCGGATCGCGCACGGCGTCGACATCATCACGGAGTCGGTGCGCAAGGGCGGGCGCCTCATCTTCGTCGGTGCCGGCACGAGCGGCCGGCTCGGCGTGCTCGAGGCGGCCGAGATGCCGCCGACCTTCGGCCTCTCGCCCACCCTGGTGCAGGCGGTCATGGCCGGAGGCAAGGAGGCGGTGTTTCGAGCGAAGGAGGGCGTCGAGGACGACTACGAGGAGGGCGCACGCGCGGTGGCCCGACTGCGCCCGACGCGCCGTGACGTCGTCGTCGGCGTCTCGGCGAGCGGCATCACGCAGTTCGTGCGCGGTGCGCTTACGCGCGCCCGCAAGGCCGGCCTCAAGATCATTTTCGTGACCTGCTGGCCGGGCACCGAGCTGCAGACCTTCGTCGACCTCGTCATCGCACCGGCGGTCGGTCCCGAAATCCTGACCGGGTCGACGCGTCTCAAGGCCGGCACGGCGACCAAGATGGTGCTGAACATGCTGACGACGATCTCGATGGTCCGCGTCGGCAAGACGTACGGCAACCTCATGGTCGACGTCCAGACGACGTCGGAGAAGCTCCGGGACCGCGCCCGCCGGATCCTCAGCGTCACGACCGGCCTCGACTACGATGCCGCCGACCGGCTGCTGCGCCGCGCCCGGTGGAACGTCAAGGCCGCCATCGTCATGCAGAAGACCGGCCTCACGCACGCGAAGGCCCTCACCGCACTTCGCAAAGCCGACCACTCGGTCCGGAACGCGATTGGTGAAGACGTCGAGCCGGTCCTCAGGAAGCTCCTGAAGCTCGACGGGCTGCCCGACGCCCACTGA
- a CDS encoding ATPase, producing the protein MSDRLPLHVLGIDAGGTKTVCLLADESGRIVAEARGPGANLQAAGELEVEKVLHQVMDEAIGHHPIVPAAICLGMAGVDREDDAAVVRGIMRRIGYKARVVVTNDALVALVAGAGHGPGVVVIAGTGSIAYGRNREHRAARAGGWGYVLGDEGSGYWIGRLALRAVVREADGRGRSTALTPRILAHYDVGRPQDLVHEIYYRPLRPSAIASLARHVQEARDEGDAVATNILESGARELVACAASVVRQLDLRDEAFPFVLAGGIFHAVPWLATTLVGRLPDVAPRCRVDLLLHEPATGAVSVALAEARGEARLPTYQTP; encoded by the coding sequence GTGTCCGACCGTCTCCCGCTCCACGTGCTCGGCATCGACGCCGGCGGCACCAAGACCGTCTGCCTGCTGGCCGACGAATCGGGCCGGATCGTCGCCGAGGCGCGCGGCCCCGGCGCGAACCTCCAGGCGGCGGGCGAGCTCGAGGTCGAAAAGGTGCTGCACCAGGTGATGGACGAAGCCATCGGCCATCACCCGATCGTCCCGGCCGCCATCTGCCTGGGCATGGCAGGGGTCGACCGCGAAGACGACGCGGCCGTGGTCCGGGGGATCATGCGGCGCATCGGGTACAAGGCGCGGGTCGTCGTCACCAACGACGCGCTCGTCGCCCTCGTCGCCGGTGCCGGGCACGGGCCCGGCGTCGTCGTCATCGCGGGCACCGGGTCGATTGCCTACGGGCGCAATCGCGAGCATCGGGCGGCGCGGGCGGGCGGCTGGGGCTACGTGCTCGGGGATGAGGGCAGCGGCTACTGGATCGGGCGTCTCGCGCTGCGCGCCGTCGTCCGGGAAGCGGACGGCCGGGGCCGGTCCACGGCCCTGACGCCGAGGATCCTCGCGCATTACGACGTCGGGCGGCCGCAGGACCTCGTGCACGAGATCTACTACCGGCCGCTTCGGCCGTCTGCCATCGCCAGCCTCGCGCGGCACGTTCAGGAGGCCCGCGACGAGGGAGACGCGGTGGCGACGAACATCCTCGAGAGCGGGGCACGCGAACTGGTCGCGTGCGCGGCCTCCGTCGTCCGCCAACTCGACCTGCGCGACGAGGCCTTTCCGTTCGTTCTGGCCGGCGGGATCTTCCACGCCGTGCCGTGGCTCGCGACAACGCTCGTCGGGCGGCTGCCAGACGTCGCTCCGAGGTGCCGCGTCGACCTGCTCCTGCACGAGCCGGCGACGGGCGCGGTCAGCGTCGCCCTGGCCGAGGCCCGTGGCGAGGCGCGCCTTCCCACCTACCAGACTCCGTAG
- a CDS encoding MoxR family ATPase, with the protein MVLVEPVAVNRHRAIRATFAIARPARGGPRTRGARRSRRTTGHDAGLTRRRSPRPGRRGRCRIVRIVPNDRSTSHAGLGDLLDEFSDVARRIESELARRIIGQRETVREILMAFMAGGHCLLRGVPGLAKTLLIKSLAETVAVKFNRIQFTPDLMPSDILGAEVIEEDRASGRRTIRFIHGPIFANILLADEINRTPPKTQAALLEAMQEAQVTVNGVRYALDRPLFVLATQNPIEQEGTYPLPEAQLDRFMFNVVIDYPTAEEERAILSWTTGTASADISAVATGAEIERLHRVVREVPAAANVVDYATRLVRATRPSGGDDEVPAFVRRWVRWGAGPRAGQSLLLGGKARALLDGRAAVDIDDVRAVAAPVLRHRVLVNFEAEADGITAEAVVEQVLGAVRAGRG; encoded by the coding sequence ATGGTACTCGTCGAGCCAGTCGCTGTCAATCGCCATCGCGCGATCCGCGCGACGTTCGCCATCGCGCGACCAGCGCGCGGTGGTCCTCGTACGCGCGGGGCCCGCCGATCGCGCCGCACCACGGGGCATGACGCCGGTCTCACACGACGCCGGTCTCCGCGGCCGGGCCGCCGCGGACGGTGTAGAATCGTCCGCATCGTGCCGAACGACCGTTCGACGTCCCACGCCGGCCTCGGCGATCTGCTCGACGAGTTCTCCGACGTCGCCAGGCGCATCGAGAGCGAGCTGGCGCGGCGCATCATCGGCCAGCGCGAGACCGTCCGCGAGATTCTCATGGCGTTCATGGCCGGCGGGCACTGCCTGCTGCGCGGCGTACCCGGGCTCGCCAAGACGCTCCTCATCAAGAGCCTGGCCGAGACGGTGGCGGTGAAGTTCAACCGGATCCAGTTCACGCCCGACCTGATGCCGTCGGACATTCTCGGCGCCGAGGTCATCGAGGAGGACCGCGCGTCGGGACGCCGCACGATCCGCTTCATCCACGGGCCGATCTTCGCGAACATCCTCCTCGCCGACGAGATCAACCGGACGCCGCCGAAGACCCAGGCGGCGCTGCTCGAGGCGATGCAGGAAGCGCAGGTCACGGTCAACGGCGTCCGGTACGCGCTCGACCGCCCGCTGTTCGTGCTCGCGACGCAGAACCCCATCGAGCAGGAGGGCACGTACCCGCTGCCGGAGGCCCAGCTCGATCGGTTCATGTTCAACGTCGTCATCGACTATCCGACGGCCGAAGAGGAGCGGGCGATTCTGTCGTGGACGACCGGCACGGCCAGCGCGGACATCAGCGCCGTGGCCACCGGCGCGGAGATCGAACGCCTCCATCGCGTGGTCCGCGAGGTGCCGGCAGCGGCCAACGTCGTCGACTACGCGACGCGGCTCGTGCGGGCCACGCGGCCGTCTGGCGGCGACGACGAGGTGCCCGCCTTCGTTCGACGGTGGGTCCGGTGGGGCGCGGGGCCGCGCGCGGGGCAGTCGCTGCTGCTCGGCGGCAAGGCGCGGGCGCTGCTCGACGGCCGGGCGGCCGTCGACATCGACGACGTTCGCGCCGTGGCGGCGCCGGTGCTCCGACATCGAGTGCTCGTCAACTTCGAGGCCGAGGCCGACGGAATCACAGCGGAGGCCGTCGTCGAGCAGGTCCTCGGCGCCGTCCGCGCGGGACGCGGCTGA
- a CDS encoding sodium:solute symporter, translating into MHAIDLIILAGYLAGTVLFGAWFSRSHRTVSDYFVSGHGMPWWAIMGSIVATETSTVTFISVPGFAYGTNLTFMQLVMGYMIGRIVVTIVFVPAYFRGELLTVYQLLGTRFGSEVKRLAASLFLVTRTLADGFRLFATGLVLAALLLSAPASREVVAGWWPGVDPSTTALIFAVLVIGVATIVYTYLGGMTAVIWTDVIQLGVYLLGAGVAAAVLLDRIPGGWGEVVAVGREAGRFTLFDFTWDVTRGYTFWSGLVGGAFLTTATHGTDQMMVQRYLCSRSPRDARRALLWSGVVVFVQFLLFLVIGVMLYVYYTGHAPAETAAFTIGDRVQADRIFPHFIVTHMPAGLVGLVCAAIFAAAMSTLSSSLNSSAATAMVDFYLPWTRGARDEAHYLHVSRWLTAGWGVLQIGVALAAIELSRRVVDEVLGIASFTNGVILGLFLLGTFTVAVRQRSAVVGVVAGAATMLAVKLFTGVTWQWYVLIGSTVTFATGWLTARAAGPASRRSA; encoded by the coding sequence ATGCACGCGATCGACCTCATCATCCTGGCGGGGTACCTCGCCGGCACGGTCCTCTTCGGCGCCTGGTTCTCCCGGTCGCACCGCACCGTGTCCGACTACTTCGTCTCGGGCCACGGCATGCCCTGGTGGGCGATCATGGGTTCGATCGTCGCCACCGAGACCAGTACGGTCACGTTCATCAGCGTTCCCGGGTTCGCCTACGGCACGAACCTGACGTTCATGCAGCTCGTGATGGGCTACATGATCGGTCGCATCGTCGTCACGATCGTCTTCGTCCCGGCGTACTTCCGCGGCGAGCTGCTGACCGTCTACCAGCTGCTGGGCACGAGATTCGGCAGCGAGGTCAAGCGTCTCGCGGCGTCGCTGTTCCTCGTGACCCGCACCCTCGCCGACGGGTTCAGGCTCTTTGCCACGGGCCTCGTGCTCGCCGCCCTGCTGCTCTCGGCACCCGCCTCGCGCGAGGTGGTGGCCGGATGGTGGCCCGGCGTCGACCCCAGCACCACCGCATTGATCTTCGCGGTCCTCGTCATCGGCGTCGCCACCATCGTCTACACGTACCTGGGCGGCATGACCGCCGTGATCTGGACCGACGTCATCCAGCTCGGCGTGTACCTGCTCGGCGCCGGCGTGGCGGCAGCCGTCCTGCTCGACCGCATTCCCGGCGGCTGGGGCGAGGTCGTCGCCGTCGGTCGCGAGGCGGGGCGCTTCACCCTGTTCGACTTCACCTGGGACGTGACCCGCGGCTACACGTTCTGGTCGGGCCTCGTCGGCGGTGCCTTCCTGACGACGGCCACCCACGGCACCGACCAGATGATGGTGCAGCGGTACCTGTGCAGCCGCTCGCCACGCGATGCCCGGCGCGCGCTGCTCTGGAGTGGCGTGGTCGTCTTCGTCCAGTTCCTGCTGTTCCTGGTCATCGGCGTGATGCTGTACGTCTACTACACGGGCCACGCGCCCGCGGAGACGGCCGCGTTCACGATCGGGGACCGCGTACAGGCCGATCGCATCTTCCCCCACTTCATCGTCACGCACATGCCCGCCGGACTGGTGGGGCTCGTTTGCGCCGCGATCTTCGCCGCGGCGATGTCGACGCTCTCGTCGTCGCTCAACTCCTCGGCCGCCACGGCGATGGTCGACTTCTACCTGCCGTGGACGCGAGGGGCGCGCGACGAGGCGCACTACCTGCACGTCTCGCGCTGGCTCACGGCCGGCTGGGGCGTGCTCCAGATCGGCGTGGCCCTCGCCGCCATCGAGCTGTCGCGACGCGTCGTCGACGAGGTGCTCGGCATCGCGTCGTTCACCAACGGCGTGATCCTCGGCCTGTTCCTCCTGGGCACGTTCACCGTCGCCGTCAGGCAGCGAAGCGCGGTCGTGGGCGTCGTGGCTGGCGCCGCCACCATGCTCGCGGTCAAGCTGTTCACCGGCGTGACGTGGCAGTGGTACGTGCTCATCGGGTCGACGGTGACCTTCGCGACCGGCTGGCTGACGGCGCGGGCCGCCGGACCGGCCTCCAGGCGGTCGGCGTGA